Genomic segment of Deltaproteobacteria bacterium:
AGGAATCCGTTCGCCTCAAAAACCAGGGAGATAATCCCTCCCCGGGGGGGATGGAGTTCGGCCCGGATCATGTTCCTGATCGGGTCGCCGGGACTTCCGCCCGAGGACCGGAAGGCCGAGAAGTCATTGACCCCACGGATCAATTCGAGACATCTTTCCATCTCACGGAGATCCAATCTCACGGGGATGTGCCAGACATAGAAGCGCAGGAAGGGGTCCGGGTCCGGGCGGTTCAAAATCCTGTACTCGTAGGTTTTGCTTCTTGCGCTGTATTGGGCGTGGAAATTCAGTGGAGCGTACCCCGCCTCTTTGATGTGGATATCCTCGGGAGTGAGGGAATTGAGCCCTCGCCTGATGGATTCCGGGGAAATGGAGGAACGTGTGAAGAAATGGCATACCTGGTGGAGGGCATGAACGCCCGCATCCGTTCTTCCAGAAGCGATGAGGGTGGAGGGTTCGCGGGTTATCCTGTGGATCGCTTCCTCCAGGACAGCCTGTATGGACAGGGCACGGGGTTGCCGTTGCCATCCGTGGTACCGGCTCCCGTCATAGGCCACAACGATCCTGATGTTTTTTTTTGCCTCCGTCATCGCGGTCTCAGTGGGATCAGCCAAAAGGCACTCCCTTCCGGGGGGATCGGCGTTTTAGAAAAAAAGGGAAGCCCCGAAGGCTTCCCTTTTTCTTGCGGTACCGGCAATATCCTTGTCCTCGCTGGAGGGCAAAGGGTACAGACGGATGCTATCTCTTGGAATACTGGTAACGGGCCCGGGCGCCGCGCTGTCCGTATTTCTTTCTTTCCTTGATCCTGGAATCGCGGGTAAGGAGTTCCGCCTTCTTCAGGATAAGCCGGTATTCCGGGTCCAATTCCCCCAAGGCCCGCGCGATGCCATGCCTGATGGCCCCGGCCTGACCGGAAATGCCCCCTCCCCTTACGTTTATCGTGATATTGAATTTTTCCAGGTTGTCGGTCAGCTCAAGGGGCTGGCGGATGACCATCTTGTCGGTCTCCCTGGTGATATATTCATCCATCGGTTTCTTGTTGATGGTGATGACACCATGCCCCGGCCTCATCCAGACCCGGGCGACGGATGTTTTTCTTTTTCCTACCGCGTGAATCATCCCTTCGGCCATTTAGATCTCCAGTTTTTCCGGTTGTTGTGCCTGATGCGGGTGTTCAGGTCCTGCATAGACTTTCAATTTTTTTAGCTGCCTTCTTCCCAGGCTGTTCTTGGGAAGCATCCGCCTCACGGCAAGGCGCAGGATATCCTCCGGCTTTTTTTCCAGGAGTTTCCTGGCCGATATCGCCTTGAGGCCGCCCGGGTATCCGCTGTGCCGGTAATAGTACTTGTTGTCCCATTTTCTTCCGGTCAGTCGGATTTTTTCCGCGTTGATGACCACCACGAAATCTCCCGTGTCGGCGTGGGGAGTGAAAATGGGCTTGTGCTTTCCGCGCAAACGATTCGCGATCTGGGTTGCCAGCCTTCCGAGGACCCTGTTTTCCGCGTCAACCAGGTACCATTTTTTCTCGACTTCATGTTCCTTTGCCACAAAGGTTTTCATAGCATATGATCCTTTTGTAAATATCGGAAACGTTATATTTAAAAGACCTCCCTCTCAATGTCAAGAAATTTTTCGCAGAAATGGTGTTGACAAATACTCGAATCGTTGTTAAAAGTCTGCATAATTCTCTTGCGCCCGTAGCTCAGCTGGATAGAGCGCCGGGCTTCGAACCCGTAGGTCGCAGGTTCGAATCCTGCCGGGCGCGCTTTCTATAACACGACAAAGACGCAAAGAAAAGGGCCTGTAGCTCAGCTGGTAGAGCAGTTGACTCTTAATCAATTGGTCGGGGGTTCGAAGCCTCCCAGGCCCACCAGGAAAATCAAAGAGACCTTTGAAAAACGCAGAGATTGGGCAAAAGGGGCGTTTTTAAAAGGTCTCTTCAAGGACTTGCGGGATTGAACCGTAGGTCCTTTTTTGTTGGGAAAATGAAAGGTCCAGGATGCAGTGAAAATCGAGACACCTTGAACTGTGTGAACGGGAGTTTGGTCACGTCGAATTACACAAGAGCATCGGCTGGTTTATGTCGTTAGTCATGACAGGGTGGATTTTATCCAGGGACGCTATCACTATTAATGTCCCATACTGGGAATGGGAGAAAATCCCTCGCCTTCAGGCGAAGACTTTAGTTGGATCGTTTTTTTGAGTAGGGTTCAAGGATCCAAGGGGTCCAGGGTTCGAGTGAAAAATCGGGATATAAGGAAAGATGATTTTCACTTGACCCCTTGACCCCTCGACCCCTTGGATCCTAAAGCTATCCGCTTCATCCGATAGTAGTTTGCTCATGACAGGGTAGATTTTATCTAAGGACGTTATTACTATTGATGCTCATCTTCACTTTTTCCATGCCGCCAAGCGGCTGGTTTCCGTCCATAAACGGTCATTTATGAATGGGAACTAGATAAACCTTCTTATTTTTCGCGGGGCTGCCAGCCACACGAGGGCCGCCGAGAGGACCAAGACGACCAGCACCAGGACGAAGGCCACCTGGTAACTCTGGGTTCGATCGAAAATCTCCCCGGCCATCCAGGCACCGATGGCCCCGGCGATCCCGATCCCGGCCTCGACCAACCCGTATATGAATCCAAAGATCCTGCCCTGGAAAAGATCAGCCGAAACGGCCATGAACATGGGAGCCGTGGCGCCCCACCCCATGCCGAACAGGAGGAAGAACCCGTAAACGAAGCCCTTGTTCCCGGTTATCTCTACGAGCATGAGGGATATTACTCCCAGGCAGGCACACCCTATTCCCATGGTGAAGGTGGCCTCCCTGCTGGTTCGATCCGACAGCCACCCCCAGAAGATCCGGAATATGGAAGAGACGACGCCCACGAGAGCAAAGACCCAAGCTGCTGTCATCTTGTCCACTCCCTGGTCCACAAGGTATTTCACGTTATGGGTAAGAATCGCGTAGATCCCTATAATGGAAAAGAAAGCGAACCCCATGAGGGCCCAGAACCGCCCCTGGACGAAGACACTCCCGATTGTCCATTCACGATCCCGCTGGGCGGAAACAGGATCAGTCCCTTCACCGGTAACCGGTGGCGTTGTTTCCTCGCCGTCTACAGCCTGTCCAACATCGGCCGGCTTGTGCCTCAGCACTAGGCCGTTAAGGGGGAGGAGAATGATCAGTACCAGCCCGCCCAGGATGATAAAGGCCGCCCGCCAACCCCATGCGGTAATCATGGTCTGGGAGAGGGGGACCAGAGTGAAGGTGCCGAGTCCCATGCCGGAAACCGCGATCCCGCTGGCCAGGCCCCTCTTCTTTTCGAACCAGTGAGCGAGGATGGCGGAATAAGAGATGATCCCTATGCAGGTAATCCCGGAACCCATTACCACCCCGTAGAGTAGGTAGAACTGGGGTAGGGTTTTTATGGTGGCGCAAAGACCCAATCCCAAACCCAGGACAAGGATACCCGGAGGAATGACCCGCCTGGGTCCAAAACGGTCGATCAGGGAGCCGACCACAGGAGCCAGGAAGGTGTATGTGATGAGGGCCATGGATTGAACGCCTGCGGAGTCCCCCCTCCGCCAGGAGAACTCCTCAAGTAGCGCCACGTAGAAGACCGAAAAACTGGTGCGGATCCCCAGCCAGAAGGCCATGGAGACGAGAGATACCCCGACGATCACCCAACCGTAATAAACTTTTTTTAAAGGGTTGTGCTTACCCATGGAGTATTCATTCCTTTTAGGATTTCAGGAAAGATCCGCACCACCCAGTCCTCCCTCGGCCCCCCGGCCCGATTACCCCGGAATACCGGCTCTGCAAGACACCCCTCCTTCCCTAAATGGATACCAGGCTGGGCAGGAAGGTGGCGATCTGGGGAAAGATCATCAGGAGGGCGGTTAGGATGATCAAGGCCCAGAGAAAAGGAAAGATCCCTTTGAAGATGATGTGGAGTGGAATATCGGGGGCGATGCCTTTGATGACAAAGACGTTTACGCCCACGGGAGGAGTGATGACACCCATCTCGGCCACGAGGACTATGATGACCCCGAACCATATGGGATCGAATCCCAGCTTCATGACCACAGGAAAAAATATGGGGATCGTGACCACCACCAGGGCCATGGAGTCCATGAAGAAGCCACCGAGGAAGTAGATGAAGATAATGACTCCCATGATGATGATTGGGGAGACGGGGAGCTGTCCTATCCAATCCGCAAGCATAAAAGGGATATTGGAAATGGCCATAAAATGCCCGAAAACAGTCGCACTGGCGATAATGAAAAGGACCATGCAGGAGGTTTGAAGGCCGTCTTTGCTCGCACTGATAAATCTCTTCCAGTTGAGCTGTCGTCGGCCAAGGCCGATAAGCAAGGCCCCGCCCGCCCCGATGGCCCCGGCCTGGGTTGGGCTGAACCATCCCAGGAACAGCCCTCCGATCGTAAGCACAAAGAGGATGGCGGCCTCGATGATTCCTGTGGTGGCGATTAATTTTTCCTTCAGGCTGATGGATTTCCCGGGAGGACCCAATTTGGGATCCCTGATGCAAAGTATGGCGACCGTGGCCACAAAAAAGAAGCTCAATAATATGCCAGGGAGGACACCTGCTATAAAGAGTTTGCCAATGGATTCTTCAGTCAGTATGCCGTATACGATAAGTATCGTGCTCGGTGGGATCAGAATGCCCAGTGCCCCGGAGGCCGCAACGGTACCGGTTGAAAGGGTGGTGTCATAACCGTATTTGCGCATCTCCGGAAGGGCGATTCTTCCCATAGTGGCCGCCGTTGCTGCGGTAGATCCGCAAATGGCCGCGAATCCGGCACAAGCCAGAACTGTGGCGATTGTGAGTCCTCCCCGCATCGGCCCCACCCAGGCGTAAGCCGTCTTGTAAAGCCTCTGGCTTATGCCCGATGCAAAGGCAAATGACCCCATCATGATAAACATGGGTATTACGGACAGGGGGTAGGATGAAAAGGTCTCAAAGAGGTCCTGGGCCAGAATGCTGAATGCCGGTTCTATGCCCCCGAGGGCCGCAAATCCCAGGACCCCGACAAAGATCATGGCAAAGGCCACGGGCATCCGCAGTAAAAAGAGTATTAAAAGAAGTGCAATTCCCAAAATTCCTATCGTAGAAGGATTCATTTGTCGCCCACCATTTTGCCGATTATTTTCAGGAAATGGAGCAGCAGTAGCAGACACACGGGCAAACAGGCCAAGGCCGCTCCATATGCAAAAAAGTATAATGGAATACGGGCCGTGGAACTCACCTCTCCCGAGATTTGGAGGTGATAACCATAAACGGTAAGGCGCCACACAATAACCACAAAGAGGGAGAAGCCCAAAAGCTGTATGAAGGCGTCCACAATTGCCTTTAATCGTGCGGGAAACATCATCACGAAAAATTCTACCTGGACATGTTTCCCTACGAGGAGAGTGGCGCTGGCGGCAAAGGATATGGCCACAAGCTGTGCAAGCATTACAAGGTCGATCGCCCCGAAAACGGGACGGAGGAAGATCTTGGCCCCTAAAACGTCGGCACATGTTATCAACACCATGAACATGACGGCCACCAATCCTACCCATTCCAAAACGGTGCTTAGGCGGCGGGTGAACTTTTCCACTTGCTCCAACATGTCTGTTCCCTTTCCTTTAACAGGCGGTTGAAAGACTGCTGCGTTTGCCTCAGCTGCATTCGCTACGTTTTTCAACAACCCGTTAACGCCGTAAGGTCAATATCTTCCCGCTGCACATTTTTTCGCCGGTGATGCCCGGGTAATGAACTACTATCGGTTGAAGCCGATAGCTTTAAGGGCCAAGGGGTCAAGTGAAAATCATCTTTCCTTAAATCCTGATTTCTTACTCGAACCCTGGACCCTTTGGATCCTTGAACCCTATCCAAAAAAGATTCCACTGGATGTCCAAGGTTCTCCCCTTCCCGGCCTGGGACATTGAAAAACCTTCAAGGACCGGCTTCTAAAAGCCGTACCCGCGATCTTTATTCAGCATGAAACCACGGCGCCCCGGGTCCAGGCGGCAGGCGAGGCACCGCGGTTTCATGCATGGGATTAGCCGAAAATCCTTGCCGCACGGATGTGTTAAGGCCTCATTTCATCCGGGCCGGTGGGTGACTTGATTCTATAATCAAGTTGTTTCTTTGTCCAGAAGTCGATCCGTTCCCTAAGATAAGATATCCAGCCCCTGACCTCCTTTTCGGAATAACCCTTTCCTACCATGTCTTTGATATATCCCTCTATGACAGGCTTTGTGACCTCTTTCCACCTAGCCACTTCCTCCGGGGATAGATGAATAATCTGGACCCCTTTTTGGGCGGCGAAGTCCTTTCCGTCGAAATCAACCGAATTCCACATGAGTGCGAATTTCTCCTTGTACTCGCCGCAGAGTTCGTCGAAGATTTCCTTCAGGTCCGGTGGAATTTTTTCATAGCTTCTTTTGTTCATGGCAACATAGAAGGTATAAAGGTTGCCTACCTGCCAGCTTGAGGTGGTATATTTTGCAACCTCGGCGAAGCGAAAGGTTTTCAGGGTCTCAAAAGGAGTGTTTACTCCATGGATTACTCCCTTTGCTATGGCGTCATAGACCTCCATGATCGGCATGGGGGCAGGGGAGGCACCCAGGGCGGAGACGGTGTTGCCGACCCTGCCGGGGGCCCTGATGGTCAAACCCTTGAGGTCTTCCAGTTTCCGAATCGGCTTCGTGGTTATCATTACGTTGGGTGTGCTTGCGTGCATCCATAGAACCTTGAGCTTGTCCCACTCTTTGGGTTTGAACTTTTGATAGAAGTCGTTTACGACATGATTGGAGACCCAGCCGCTGGGATAGCCCAAGGGTAGATCACAGACCTCTGTTACCGGGAAACGGCCGGGAGAATACTCCACATGGGCGAACCCCATATCCGCGATTCCCATTTGAAGTCCCTTGGCCATGCCGGGCGGTTTGAGTAAAGAGCCGCCACCGAAGTAACGGGTCTTGATGCGGCCGCCCGTCCTTTTTTCAAGGTCTTTTACAAATGCTTCGCAGATCTTGGAGTGTTTCGCGGGCGGTGGGAAGATATGGGCGAACTTGAATTCAATGACCTTGGAAGCGGCCTGTGCTCCTCCAACGAACAGGAAAAGAAACGCCGCAATAGCAAATACACCTGTCGCGGTAATTGACCTTTTTCCCCTCATCGTTGATACCTCCTTTTTTTGGTGGGTTGGGTTGATTTCTTGAAGGTTCTTGCCAATAATTGATTGGTTTGGTTTTCCCCACAGGCGTGGGGGTTGGATGGACCATGCGCCCCTTGGGGCGCTTTTTGCTGACAAGAAGTTCGGAGCATCAGTCCCCCAACCGGGGCCTTTCCCCGGAGCGGCTATATCTTCAGGTATCCGAGGTCGGTGGAGATCTCGTCGCAGGTCTCCCGAACCAGGTCGATATACCGTTTCAGGCCTTCTTGGAGATAACTTTGATGGGCGGGCAAAGCGATACCCAAGGCTGCAATCACTTCTCGTGAGTAATTTCTTATTGGGGCTGCGATGCCTATGATTCCTTCAACCGCCTCTTCCCTTTCCTGGATGTACCCCTGCCTGCGGATTTGCTCGAGACGGAGGTTGAAGGCGTCTTCATCCGTGATGGAAAAGGGGGTATGGGCCTCCAGCGGGGTTTTTTCAAGGATTTCCTTCACCCGTTTTGGATCCAGGAAGGCCATTAATACCATGCCCAGCATCCCGTAATGGAGGGGTCTTCTCCAGCCGATATCCGAGGAGATGCGGATCATGCCCCTTCCTTCACGCTTGTCCAGGTAAACCAGTTGGTCCTCCATCATGGTGCCGAGGAGGACGGTGGCCCCGGTTTCGGCCTGGAGGCGTGTCATGGGATAGGCGGCGGCTTCCCTTAAGTCAAAAGAGGAGAATACTATTCCCCCAAGTTCGAACAATCGCATCCCGAGTTGGTAATGCTTGGAAATCTGGTTTTGCTGAAGGTATCCTCTCGCAACGAGGTTGGATACAAGTCGTTTGGCAGTTGTTTTGTTAAGGCCTGTTTTGAAGGCCAGGTCCGAGAGGCTCATCTCCCTGTCCTGGAAGGAGAAGGCATCGAGGATATCCAGGGCCCTTTCCAAGGCCTGCACGCGATATCGGGTTTCTTGTCGGGTCTCAGCCTTCATGGCATTATATATCGCTGAA
This window contains:
- the truA gene encoding tRNA pseudouridine(38-40) synthase TruA; this translates as MADPTETAMTEAKKNIRIVVAYDGSRYHGWQRQPRALSIQAVLEEAIHRITREPSTLIASGRTDAGVHALHQVCHFFTRSSISPESIRRGLNSLTPEDIHIKEAGYAPLNFHAQYSARSKTYEYRILNRPDPDPFLRFYVWHIPVRLDLREMERCLELIRGVNDFSAFRSSGGSPGDPIRNMIRAELHPPRGGIISLVFEANGFLRHMVRNIVGTLVDAGKGRIDRKEFKRIMASRDRRQAGIKAPPQGLYLKMVHYDVT
- the rpsI gene encoding 30S ribosomal protein S9, whose translation is MAEGMIHAVGKRKTSVARVWMRPGHGVITINKKPMDEYITRETDKMVIRQPLELTDNLEKFNITINVRGGGISGQAGAIRHGIARALGELDPEYRLILKKAELLTRDSRIKERKKYGQRGARARYQYSKR
- the rplM gene encoding 50S ribosomal protein L13, with protein sequence MKTFVAKEHEVEKKWYLVDAENRVLGRLATQIANRLRGKHKPIFTPHADTGDFVVVINAEKIRLTGRKWDNKYYYRHSGYPGGLKAISARKLLEKKPEDILRLAVRRMLPKNSLGRRQLKKLKVYAGPEHPHQAQQPEKLEI
- a CDS encoding MFS transporter produces the protein MGKHNPLKKVYYGWVIVGVSLVSMAFWLGIRTSFSVFYVALLEEFSWRRGDSAGVQSMALITYTFLAPVVGSLIDRFGPRRVIPPGILVLGLGLGLCATIKTLPQFYLLYGVVMGSGITCIGIISYSAILAHWFEKKRGLASGIAVSGMGLGTFTLVPLSQTMITAWGWRAAFIILGGLVLIILLPLNGLVLRHKPADVGQAVDGEETTPPVTGEGTDPVSAQRDREWTIGSVFVQGRFWALMGFAFFSIIGIYAILTHNVKYLVDQGVDKMTAAWVFALVGVVSSIFRIFWGWLSDRTSREATFTMGIGCACLGVISLMLVEITGNKGFVYGFFLLFGMGWGATAPMFMAVSADLFQGRIFGFIYGLVEAGIGIAGAIGAWMAGEIFDRTQSYQVAFVLVLVVLVLSAALVWLAAPRKIRRFI
- a CDS encoding TRAP transporter large permease, with the translated sequence MNPSTIGILGIALLLILFLLRMPVAFAMIFVGVLGFAALGGIEPAFSILAQDLFETFSSYPLSVIPMFIMMGSFAFASGISQRLYKTAYAWVGPMRGGLTIATVLACAGFAAICGSTAATAATMGRIALPEMRKYGYDTTLSTGTVAASGALGILIPPSTILIVYGILTEESIGKLFIAGVLPGILLSFFFVATVAILCIRDPKLGPPGKSISLKEKLIATTGIIEAAILFVLTIGGLFLGWFSPTQAGAIGAGGALLIGLGRRQLNWKRFISASKDGLQTSCMVLFIIASATVFGHFMAISNIPFMLADWIGQLPVSPIIIMGVIIFIYFLGGFFMDSMALVVVTIPIFFPVVMKLGFDPIWFGVIIVLVAEMGVITPPVGVNVFVIKGIAPDIPLHIIFKGIFPFLWALIILTALLMIFPQIATFLPSLVSI
- a CDS encoding TRAP transporter small permease; translated protein: MLEQVEKFTRRLSTVLEWVGLVAVMFMVLITCADVLGAKIFLRPVFGAIDLVMLAQLVAISFAASATLLVGKHVQVEFFVMMFPARLKAIVDAFIQLLGFSLFVVIVWRLTVYGYHLQISGEVSSTARIPLYFFAYGAALACLPVCLLLLLHFLKIIGKMVGDK
- a CDS encoding TRAP transporter substrate-binding protein, producing the protein MRGKRSITATGVFAIAAFLFLFVGGAQAASKVIEFKFAHIFPPPAKHSKICEAFVKDLEKRTGGRIKTRYFGGGSLLKPPGMAKGLQMGIADMGFAHVEYSPGRFPVTEVCDLPLGYPSGWVSNHVVNDFYQKFKPKEWDKLKVLWMHASTPNVMITTKPIRKLEDLKGLTIRAPGRVGNTVSALGASPAPMPIMEVYDAIAKGVIHGVNTPFETLKTFRFAEVAKYTTSSWQVGNLYTFYVAMNKRSYEKIPPDLKEIFDELCGEYKEKFALMWNSVDFDGKDFAAQKGVQIIHLSPEEVARWKEVTKPVIEGYIKDMVGKGYSEKEVRGWISYLRERIDFWTKKQLDYRIKSPTGPDEMRP
- a CDS encoding IclR family transcriptional regulator encodes the protein MKAETRQETRYRVQALERALDILDAFSFQDREMSLSDLAFKTGLNKTTAKRLVSNLVARGYLQQNQISKHYQLGMRLFELGGIVFSSFDLREAAAYPMTRLQAETGATVLLGTMMEDQLVYLDKREGRGMIRISSDIGWRRPLHYGMLGMVLMAFLDPKRVKEILEKTPLEAHTPFSITDEDAFNLRLEQIRRQGYIQEREEAVEGIIGIAAPIRNYSREVIAALGIALPAHQSYLQEGLKRYIDLVRETCDEISTDLGYLKI